One genomic window of Anguilla anguilla isolate fAngAng1 chromosome 13, fAngAng1.pri, whole genome shotgun sequence includes the following:
- the LOC118211337 gene encoding NACHT, LRR and PYD domains-containing protein 3-like gives MKFINELFDSREVDDYPECIEREQEDTEVVCIVEKLLETCGSEGFLQITLHILRKMKQKDLPEHKSIKRAQQALKTHLKKQFECIFEGFPKQTTLLNEIYTELYIKEGGSGVVNDEHEVRQIETASKRQTTQETAILCNDIFKPLPGQGKPIRTVLTKGIAGIGKTVSVRKFILDWAEGKANQDIDFIFTLPFRDLNLQEKREFSLMQLLQHYFPQLKEMKSVEDDEVKVVFIFDGLNECRLPLNFQSSKSCTDITESSSVDVLLTNLIKGNLLPSALLWITSRPAAANQIPPECVHQVTEVRGFNDPQKEEYFRKKIRDEKQASRIISHITSSRSLYIMCHIPVFCWISATVLETMLGKTESGDLPKTLTEMYTHFLLIQTKVKNQKYHGTDEIDTKKVSASDTDIILKLGQLAFLQMEKGNLIFYEEDLRESGIDVSEASVYSGVCTEIFKEECGLHQEKVYCFVHLSIQEYLAALFVFQSCVNENRNVLRAEESKPHSDRVQLSELHRSAVDQALESKNGHLDLFLRFLLGLSLDSIQTLLGGLLTETESRSENIKKTVQYITKRIEEESSAERIINLFHCLNELNDNSLVEEIKNFLRSGKLSDKKLEPKQCSALAFVLLMSEEILDEFNLMTYNTSAEGHQRLLPVVRNCRKAILNSCGLTEKSCDIVASALQSPNCKLQRLDLSYNNVRDSGVELLCVELMSPNCKLQRLGLNNCELTQKCCNTVASALQSSNSPLRDLDLNYNNLEDSGVKLICVGLMNPNCKLQRLGLNSCDLTEKSCDIVASALQSPNSPLRDLDLSYNDLGDSKRLRAGFWPEVSTARPDSAQIRPGWCNLTEGCCDVLASVLRSPDSELRDLELRDNELQDSGVRALSAGLEDPHCNLQRLGLSGCRVTQRGCDSLASALCSNPSHLRELDLRYNHPGDSGVKALSAAKLDTLTLLEKLVDNGGENRTKPGPRKYGCQLTLDPNTAHRGLSLSEGNRKVTHTLGSMQPYPDHPERFEYWPQVVCRESVCERCYWEAEFSGPVWEEVGWVSIAVTDKGISRKGRGSDCRFGENRNSWSLEMFIHFGGSYEISVFHNEKETRLPDPPSYRGAGVWGDGDGAGRGACVYRVGVCVDRPAGTLSFYSVSDPDTLTLLHRFHTHFTQHTPLYAGFSGQSLSAVSAF, from the exons ATGAAGTTTATTAATGAATTGTTCGACAGTCGTGAAGTTGATGATTACCCTGAATGcattgagagagagcaggaggataCTGAGGTTGTGTGCATAGTTGAGAAgttgctggagacctgtggcagtgagGGGTTTCTGCAGATCACACTCCACATCCTGAGgaagatgaagcagaaggatctgCCTGAGCACA agtccataaaaagagcccagcaggcactgaaaactcatctgaagaagcagtttgaatgcatatttgaaggttttcCAAAGCAGACGACCCTCCTgaatgagatctatacagagctctacatcaaagaggggggaagtggggtgGTCAATGATGAACACGaagtcagacagattgagacagcatccaagagacaaaccacacaggagactgcaatcctctgcaatgacatctttaagcctttacctggacaaggGAAACctatcagaactgtgcttacaaagggcatcgctggcattgggaaaactgtctctgtgcggaagttcattctggactgggcagaaggaaaagccaatcaggacattgatttcatcttcactcttcctttccgagatctgaatctgcaggagaaaagagaattcagtctgatgcagcttctgcagcactactttccacaGCTGAAAGAGATGAAAAGTGTTGAAGatgatgaagtcaaagttgtATTTATCTTTGATGGACTGaatgagtgtcgacttcctctaaatTTCCAAAGTAGTAAGTCCTGCACcgatataacagagtcatcatcagtggatgtgctgctgaccaacctcattaaggggaatctgcttccctctgctctcctctggatcacctcccgaccagcagcagccaatcagatccctcctgagtgcgtccaccaggtgacagaggtacgagggttCAATGACCCGCAGAAAgaggagtacttcaggaagaaaatCAGAGATGAGAAGcaggccagcagaattatctcacacattaCGTCATCCAGGagcctctacatcatgtgtcacataccagtcttctgctggatttctgctactgttctggagacaatgttgggtaaaacagagagtggagatctgcccaaaactctgactgaaatgtacacacactttctgctcattcagactaagGTGAAGAATCAGAAATATCATGGCACTGATGAGATAGACACAAAGAAGGTGTCAGCATCAGATACAGatatcatcctgaaactggggcagctggcttttctacagatggaaaagggcaatctgatattctatgaagaggacctgagagagagtggcattgatgtcagtgaagcttcagtgtactctggggtgtgtacagagatctttaaagaggagtgtgggttgcaccaggagaaggtctactgctttgtgcatctgagcattcaggagtatctggctgccttgtttgtatttcaatcatgtgtaaatgagaacagaaatgtactcagagcagaagaatcaaaacctcacagtgacagagtgcagctgtctgagttacacaggagtgcagtggatcaggccttagagagtaagaatggacacctggaccttttcctccgattccttctcggcctctctctggactccattcagactctcTTAGGAGGActactgacagagacagaaagcagatcagagaacattaagaaaacagtccagtacattacGAAGAGGATCGAAgaggaatcttcagcagagaggatcatcaatctgttccactgtctcaatgaactgaatgacaactctctagtggAGGAAATCAAGAATTTCCTGAGATCAGGAAAACTTTCTGATAAAAAGCTGGAACCAAAGcaatgttcagctctggcctttgtgttactgatgtcggaggagatcctggatgagtttaactTGATGAcatacaacacatcagcagaaggtcatcagagactgctaccagtagtcaggaactgcaggaaggccat actgaacagctgtggcctcacagagaagtcctgtgatattgtggcctcagctctcca gagtccaaactgtaaactacagagactggacctcagctacaataacgtgcgagattcaggagtggagctgctctgtgttgaactgatgagtccaaactgtaaactgcagagactggg actgaacaactgtgaactcacacagaagtgctgtaatactgtggcctcagctctccagtcatcaaactcacccctgagagatctggacctcaacTACAATAACCTGgaagattcaggagtgaagctgatTTGTGTTGGACTGATGaatccaaactgtaaactgcagagactggg actgaacagctgtgacctcacagagaagtcctgtgatattgtggcctcagctctccagtcaccaaactcacccctgagagatctggacctcagctacaatgaCCTGGGAG ATAGCAAGCGACTCCGGGCCGGATTCTGGCCTGAAGTCAGCACTGCCAGGCCGGACTCGGCGCAGATCCGGCCCGGA tggtgtaatctcacagagggctgctgtgatgttctggcctcagtcctgcgttctcctgactcagagctgagagatctggagctcagagacaacgagctgcaggattcaggagtgagagcgctctctgctggactggaggacccacactgtaatctgcagagactggg gctgtcaggctgtagagtcacacagagaggctgtgattctctggcttcagctttgtgttcaaacccctcacacctgagagagctggacctgagatacaatcatccaggagactcaggagtaaaagcgctgtctgctgctaaactggacacactcacactgct agagaaact tgtggacaatggaggagagaacaggaccaaaccaggacccaggaaat acggctgtcagctcacactggatccaaacacagcgcacagagggctgtctctgtctgaggggaacaggaaggtgacacacacactggggagtatgcagccatatcctgatcatccagagagatttgagtactggccccaggttgtgtgcagagagagtgtgtgtgagcgctgttactgggaggctgagttcagtgggCCTGTGTGGGAGGAGGTGGGATGGGTTTctatagcagtgacagataaaggaatcagcaggaaaggacgGGGGTCTGACTGTAGGTTTGGAGAGAATAgaaactcctggagtctggaGATGTTCATTCACTTTGGTGGAAGCTATGAAATCTCTGTCTTTCACAATGAGAAGGAAACACGCCTACCTGACCCCCCCTCCTACCGCGGAGCAGGAGTGTggggtgatggtgatggtgctGGTAGAGgagcgtgtgtgtacagggtaggagtgtgtgtggatcgtccggccggcactctgtccttctacagcgtctctgaccctgacacactgaccctcctgcacagattccacacacacttcactcaacacacacccctctatGCTGGattta